The genomic interval GGCCGTTGTCCGTTTCAGGTCTGTCATGAGGTTCTGTTCGACGGACTCGACGAAGGACCCGAGAATCCGCTGGTCACAATCCAGTTGCATTCCTATGACAGTCAGGCTCATGAGCAACTCCGCGACGTCCAAATCGCGGCCTTCCGCGACGATCCTTACCCCAATCCGCCGTTGCGCGATCTGGCCGAGCATATGGATATCATCCACGCGCTTGGTGAATACCCGGTAGACGGGTTTTCCGAGGACTCGACAATTGTGAGACGCGTGGACGGCTATGTGGGTTTGTGGTCGAATCCGCACTACTGGTTCTTTGGTTCGCAGAATCCGCTGGCCATCGCCTCGATCATGGACCTGATCGGTGCGCCCGGAAATCAGCAAGCCGTGTACAGTCATCGGGATCATGACGTCTATGCCGATCCGGAAAACTTCCTTCACATCGAACTCGACGAGTATCCCGACGGACTCTGGGAGCCGACGGACTGGGAGCGGTGGCTCATGGGGCCGCGGCCGCCCACTCTCGAGACCTACGGTCTGGCCGTGGAATACTATCAGTCCTTGATCTCGGCCGTGGACAGCGTGATTCGTTTCTATTTCACGGCTCCGGATACCGTTCCTCCGCCGGTGGTTACGCTGTATCAAGTCACGAAGCTGAACTCCTCGGAGGTTTACTTACGCTGGAATCCACCGGCGGCCGATCCGAATTTCGATACGTACATTCTCTATTTCGATACGGCGGCGATCAGTGATTCTTCCCCATTTGTGACCCGCGAAGTACCCTACCTGACCGGTCTTCACGACTTCAACAAGCAGGGATCGGAGCTCAGAGGACTGGCAACGCCGCCGGAAGAGTACGAATTTGCCGTGGCCAGCCGGGACGTGTTCGGCAACACGGCGGAACGTTCGAACTCGCTGGGAGTCACCGACGGCCCGATCGGCAGCCTCATCGTCATGGCGGTGAGTCGGGACACGGTGGAACTGCGCTGGGAGTCGCAGCCGGGAGATTCACTCTATGGAGTGTATGCCAAGTCTCTCGCGGATACGGTGTTTGTCAAGCTCACCGAAGTCAGTCAGAGTTGGTGTCGCCTGACCGCTTCCGATAGTCTGTTCTCGCTTTTCCGCATCAGCCGGATCATCCGGCAATAGATGACCGATGGCGGCAAGAGGAACACAAGGCGGGCAGGTTACGAAACCTGCCCGTTTCCGTAGGATTCGGTGCGGAGCGCCTCACGGCTACGCAAGATCAATATTTTGAAGCAAATCATGCCACATGAGACTGCCACAATCGAGACCCGGTCGGTTCGGACAACGATTGTCTTGACGGTGTAAAATTTGCAATTACGAAGGAGGCTTTGTATCTTCAAGTCCTCACGGTAGGCTGGTGGCTGGTCATATGTCCGGCATCCGTCCGTGTACCTTTCAATCCCTGTAATCGTCTATGAGAATCAGCGTTTTCGGTCTTGGCTACGTCGGCTGCGTTTCGGCCGCCTGTTTCTGTGACCTCGGGCATGAAGTCTGGGGCGTGGATATTGATCCCTGCAAGGTGGAGTTTATCCGGAAGGGTCAAAGTCCGATCATCGAAGAAGGTTTGGGCGAGCTGATTTCCAAATATGTGAAGACCGGCCGGTTGCATGGTGCTTCATCGGCCCGGGAAGCCATCGCCGCAAGCGAGGTCTCGCTGGTGTGCGTGGGAACTCCGTCGCTCGACTCGGGCGCGCTCAATACCGAGTACGTCAAGCGCGTTGCCAGTGACATCGGAAAGGCTCTGCGCGA from bacterium carries:
- a CDS encoding fibronectin type III domain-containing protein, producing MRTKITSLLILLLLVARAAWAIVYETGSLRGLVMGGCPDCAYDNWTGHIAEGIAREGYNDYGPKWLDPQTNGFGHFTLIPSGGAGDATLALWRTVFTAALDEDWLAVDTLLAGKWEEWGYELVELEDTTMGRTLYLVRERLDSSLIDVNVDSLPDDDIIGGFDNAWGLFVFNPLAVSGQLLVQMPHPEDDYLSIPVGLEMFLQCDARAMMIAGAGREVLWDVLRPPYDNTKSLSDPTRNGRCPFQVCHEVLFDGLDEGPENPLVTIQLHSYDSQAHEQLRDVQIAAFRDDPYPNPPLRDLAEHMDIIHALGEYPVDGFSEDSTIVRRVDGYVGLWSNPHYWFFGSQNPLAIASIMDLIGAPGNQQAVYSHRDHDVYADPENFLHIELDEYPDGLWEPTDWERWLMGPRPPTLETYGLAVEYYQSLISAVDSVIRFYFTAPDTVPPPVVTLYQVTKLNSSEVYLRWNPPAADPNFDTYILYFDTAAISDSSPFVTREVPYLTGLHDFNKQGSELRGLATPPEEYEFAVASRDVFGNTAERSNSLGVTDGPIGSLIVMAVSRDTVELRWESQPGDSLYGVYAKSLADTVFVKLTEVSQSWCRLTASDSLFSLFRISRIIRQ